The Brasilonema sennae CENA114 genome includes a region encoding these proteins:
- a CDS encoding orange carotenoid-binding protein: MAITIDSARGIFPGTLSADAVPALTARFNQLSAEDQLAWTWFAFLEMGKTVTVAAPGAARMQFAEQILNQIKQMTFDEQSQVMCDLANHADTPICRTYATWSPNIKLGFWNQLAEWMEQGTVAPIPAGYKLSANATAVLETLKNLDQGQQITVLRNSVVDMGFDASKLGDYARISEPVVVPKEKSQRTKVTIEGLDNPTVLNYMDNLNANDFDELIKLFVADGALQPPFQRPIIGKDAILRFFREECQNLKLVPERGVAEPADDGYTQVKVTGKVQTPWFGAAVGMNMAWRFLINSEGKIFFVAIDLLASPKELMNLAR; encoded by the coding sequence ATGGCAATTACTATCGATTCCGCCCGTGGTATTTTTCCCGGTACATTATCGGCTGATGCAGTACCGGCTTTGACTGCACGATTCAACCAACTCAGTGCCGAAGATCAACTGGCATGGACCTGGTTCGCTTTCCTGGAGATGGGCAAAACCGTCACAGTTGCAGCTCCCGGTGCAGCCAGAATGCAGTTTGCCGAACAAATCCTGAACCAAATCAAGCAAATGACCTTTGACGAGCAAAGTCAGGTTATGTGTGATCTGGCAAACCACGCAGATACACCTATTTGCCGCACCTATGCTACTTGGTCGCCTAATATTAAGCTAGGTTTTTGGAATCAGCTCGCGGAATGGATGGAGCAAGGCACTGTCGCGCCAATTCCGGCTGGCTATAAGCTTTCAGCCAATGCTACTGCCGTATTGGAAACCCTCAAAAACCTGGATCAAGGACAACAGATCACCGTCCTGCGAAACTCGGTTGTGGACATGGGGTTTGATGCAAGTAAACTAGGCGACTATGCCAGAATTTCTGAACCCGTGGTCGTGCCTAAAGAAAAGTCTCAGCGTACTAAAGTCACCATTGAAGGTCTGGACAACCCAACAGTGTTGAACTACATGGACAACTTGAATGCAAATGATTTTGATGAACTAATTAAGCTGTTCGTGGCGGACGGTGCTTTGCAACCTCCCTTTCAAAGACCGATCATTGGCAAAGATGCAATCCTGCGGTTCTTCCGAGAAGAGTGTCAGAACCTCAAGTTGGTGCCAGAGCGCGGTGTCGCTGAACCTGCAGACGATGGCTACACTCAAGTGAAAGTTACAGGCAAGGTTCAGACCCCCTGGTTTGGCGCAGCAGTGGGCATGAATATGGCTTGGCGGTTCTTGATCAATTCTGAAGGCAAGATCTTTTTCGTAGCCATTGACTTGTTAGCCTCTCCCAAAGAGCTTATGAATCTGGCGAGATAG
- a CDS encoding flavin-containing monooxygenase, with product MVDTTHKHLIIGAGFVGLGMAEALKGAGIPYDQVDASDDIGGNWYHGVYETAHIISSRKITQFTHFPMPDDYPDFPSAQNMRDYLNAFANHFDLRQHIELNRSVNYVRPIENNLWEVTFTDGKQRIYKGVLVCNGHHWCKRFPELKGEFNGEIIHSKDYKRLEMLRGKRVLVIGSGNSACDIAAEAARVGAKCVLSMRESVWFIPKTFAGIPFVDLLQWWMPEWFQRLTAYGIMRLTFGKHEEYGLSKPNHQVFDKHPTINNEVPYYIKHGRIIPKPTVRQLNGWEVEFIDGSCEEFDLIVCATGYDVAYSFLPQELQRVEGSVVKCYGGAFPDDYKGLYYIGWGQVRGGVGSVIAASSPLFIRCLKLQDEINVPIGLVFKEMGQQLPTTHLSDPQKTFRELKLTNFLFNRIVKKAHQVDAQYPIFRNTPLLPNTVQLTEKGVKCDSLVAESQ from the coding sequence ATGGTCGATACTACTCACAAACATCTGATTATTGGGGCTGGTTTTGTCGGATTGGGTATGGCTGAGGCACTCAAGGGTGCTGGTATTCCTTACGATCAGGTCGATGCTAGTGATGACATCGGCGGAAATTGGTATCACGGTGTTTACGAAACCGCACATATCATCTCATCGCGCAAAATTACTCAATTTACTCATTTTCCCATGCCAGATGATTATCCCGACTTCCCCAGCGCTCAAAACATGCGGGATTATCTGAATGCTTTTGCCAATCATTTTGATTTACGTCAGCATATCGAACTCAATCGTAGCGTTAATTACGTGCGACCCATTGAAAACAATCTCTGGGAAGTCACTTTCACTGATGGCAAACAACGAATTTATAAAGGGGTGTTAGTGTGCAACGGGCATCACTGGTGCAAACGTTTTCCCGAATTAAAGGGAGAATTTAACGGAGAGATTATTCATTCCAAAGATTACAAACGACTCGAAATGCTTCGTGGCAAACGAGTTCTGGTTATCGGCAGCGGGAACTCAGCTTGTGACATTGCGGCAGAAGCAGCTCGGGTAGGAGCCAAGTGTGTCTTGAGTATGCGCGAATCGGTATGGTTCATCCCTAAGACATTTGCTGGAATTCCGTTCGTCGATCTATTGCAATGGTGGATGCCAGAATGGTTTCAGCGACTGACGGCATACGGGATAATGCGTTTGACGTTCGGCAAGCACGAAGAGTATGGTCTATCCAAACCGAACCATCAAGTTTTTGATAAACACCCCACTATAAACAATGAGGTGCCTTACTACATCAAACATGGTCGTATTATTCCCAAACCTACTGTGCGTCAGCTTAATGGTTGGGAAGTCGAGTTTATCGATGGCAGTTGTGAGGAATTTGACTTAATTGTTTGTGCAACCGGTTATGATGTTGCTTATTCCTTCTTACCTCAGGAACTTCAGCGCGTCGAAGGATCAGTCGTCAAATGTTATGGTGGAGCGTTTCCCGACGACTACAAGGGACTGTATTACATCGGATGGGGACAAGTTCGGGGAGGTGTTGGATCGGTGATTGCCGCTAGCAGTCCGTTGTTCATCCGTTGTCTCAAACTCCAGGATGAAATCAATGTGCCGATTGGTCTAGTTTTCAAAGAAATGGGGCAACAGCTGCCAACAACCCATCTGTCTGATCCACAAAAGACTTTTAGGGAACTAAAGCTGACTAACTTCTTATTTAACAGGATTGTCAAAAAAGCTCATCAGGTTGATGCCCAATATCCGATCTTTCGTAACACTCCACTCCTTCCCAATACTGTTCAGTTAACGGAGAAAGGGGTTAAGTGCGATTCGTTGGTAGCCGAATCCCAGTAA
- the trxA gene encoding thioredoxin, producing MTKAVYIQDSDFDNLLTSSGLVVVDYTASWCGPCKLISPFIDELAEKYEGRAKVVKVDLDHNKENAKKYNIKSIPAVLIFKDGEEVERLVGKASYETFSQALEKYL from the coding sequence ATGACTAAAGCTGTTTATATCCAAGATAGTGACTTTGATAATCTTTTAACCTCTTCGGGACTTGTGGTAGTTGATTACACAGCCTCTTGGTGTGGCCCATGTAAGTTGATTAGTCCTTTCATCGACGAATTAGCAGAAAAATATGAAGGTCGTGCCAAGGTGGTGAAGGTCGATCTCGATCACAACAAAGAAAATGCCAAAAAATATAATATCAAGAGTATTCCTGCCGTGCTGATTTTTAAAGATGGCGAAGAGGTAGAACGTCTGGTTGGCAAGGCTTCCTATGAAACCTTCAGTCAAGCGCTAGAGAAATACCTTTAG